In Candidatus Zixiibacteriota bacterium, a single genomic region encodes these proteins:
- a CDS encoding B12-binding domain-containing radical SAM protein, whose product MTIQDKCRVLLIAPTALDFSGRPIKEKRLHLPGLTLPMLAAITPGECEVRLIYETVEDIPFDEPWDIVGVTSMGSGIVRAWQICDQFRAKGVKTVIGGIGASLGEPDWSLTHADAVVQGEGESTWPEVVRDAIAGKMRHIYRTESLASIADLPVPRYDLMNRRVLGFWRPVQATRGCPYSCSFCSVTSFFSNTYRKRPVPDVLRDVRAARESGSRYIAFIDDNLTADFDYCAELFEALIPQRIIWMSQASLQISENIPLLKLAHRSGCRLLSFGIESLNLDSLEMIAKSWNQPTRYHQAVKTLRACGIEVSTEMILGLDGDDEATFERTYRFIMEAKIAVPRVHILTPVPGTPLFARLQQSNRITNTNFADYTGGKAVFQPAGLDPDVLESSYWQLYRRLFSWTAILRRVWPNSARLGPYMRAVVWISNIRYHFHIKRRISPGIL is encoded by the coding sequence ATGACCATTCAGGATAAATGCCGGGTACTGCTCATCGCGCCGACGGCGCTGGATTTCTCCGGTCGTCCGATTAAGGAGAAACGACTGCACCTGCCGGGCTTGACGCTGCCCATGCTTGCCGCGATCACCCCGGGAGAGTGCGAAGTTCGGTTGATCTATGAGACAGTTGAAGACATCCCATTTGACGAACCCTGGGACATTGTCGGCGTTACGAGTATGGGATCGGGAATCGTCCGCGCCTGGCAAATCTGCGACCAATTCCGCGCCAAGGGAGTTAAGACTGTAATTGGCGGCATTGGCGCCAGTCTTGGCGAGCCGGATTGGTCGCTAACTCACGCCGACGCTGTCGTCCAGGGCGAAGGAGAATCCACTTGGCCCGAGGTTGTTCGCGATGCCATCGCCGGAAAAATGCGGCACATCTACAGGACCGAGTCGTTGGCATCGATAGCTGACCTCCCGGTTCCACGCTATGACCTGATGAACAGAAGAGTACTGGGGTTCTGGCGACCTGTGCAAGCGACTCGCGGCTGTCCCTACTCCTGTTCCTTCTGTTCCGTAACTTCATTTTTCTCCAACACCTACCGCAAGCGACCAGTCCCCGACGTCCTGCGGGATGTGCGCGCGGCGCGGGAATCTGGCTCGCGTTATATTGCCTTCATCGACGATAATCTTACCGCTGATTTCGACTACTGCGCCGAGTTGTTTGAGGCTTTGATTCCCCAAAGGATTATCTGGATGAGTCAGGCATCACTGCAAATCAGTGAGAACATACCGCTCCTGAAACTGGCACATCGCAGCGGCTGCCGATTGCTCTCATTCGGCATTGAGTCACTCAACCTGGACAGCTTGGAAATGATCGCAAAAAGTTGGAATCAACCAACGCGCTATCACCAGGCCGTGAAGACGCTACGAGCATGCGGGATCGAAGTGTCGACCGAAATGATTCTCGGACTCGACGGTGACGACGAAGCTACCTTCGAGCGCACCTATCGCTTCATCATGGAAGCGAAAATTGCCGTCCCACGCGTTCATATCCTGACTCCGGTGCCGGGAACTCCCTTGTTCGCCCGGCTGCAGCAGAGCAATCGCATCACTAACACAAACTTCGCCGACTATACCGGCGGCAAGGCGGTGTTCCAACCTGCTGGATTGGATCCCGATGTTCTTGAAAGCAGCTACTGGCAACTCTATCGGCGGCTCTTCAGTTGGACAGCGATTTTGCGCCGAGTTTGGCCGAACTCTGCGCGCCTCGGGCCCTATATGCGGGCCGTCGTTTGGATATCGAATATCCGGTACCATTTCCATATCAAGCGTCGGATCTCTCCGGGGATACTATAG
- a CDS encoding aminotransferase class I/II-fold pyridoxal phosphate-dependent enzyme: protein MRLLLIRPPIPRHTIGLKHLMICEPLELEYVAAGITDHHVQIFDMILERNLSRRLQEFNPDVVGTSCYINGVNEVKKICHTVKMWKPECATIVGGVQASLAPEDFNDLAINCIVLGDGTSIMPEIMSALEAGIPFDAIPGVAIPQADQSLRRTAPREYLPANPSCLPFPRRDLIGHLQHRYYYLFHQPVALVKTTWGCWYQCNFCVTWRITGGRPFSRDPESIVDEIERIPQKEIYIVDDIFLFDPSRLAATGDLLRRRGIRKNFLVYGRADFIVAHEEIIRQWSDLGLKAVIVGLEAATDHELKEMNKQSTTEMNRQAVEILRRNHVDIYASFITGNDYQPSDWDRLNRFIQANGIYYVNISPQTPMPGSPIWPRYAKNLTVPRSAHGLWDLTHPVVPTRVPLRDYYRAMIRTYARTVLNVRRAARLTLRTRPPVWSRKYLRLWVGAVKIYLQLRRAHHHHELDEIQKAQVSTPEMGHAHVLQPQSSPQNCRFETQDPPDPFKGYFHAEPGPSESDSIVGNLPAAQTWFRIFRWGVPRGLYTYQQPMVGRSGPHVRIGKRTLINASSYDYLGLIGHPGIEQAAQEAIRTYGTGTGGVRLLIGTCELHRQLEEQLSSLKKTEESITYSSGYVANLAVISSMLGPGDLVVADERIHRSVIDACRLGHIPIRTFAHNDPSALDEILCRRKSRNVLVVIEGLYSMDGDSPPLADIVAVKNRHDVRLMVDEAHSLGVLGPTGRGIDEELGVPAYAVDIWMGSLSKAFPSNGGFVAGGRELIYFLQHGSAPFMFSAAVTPASAAAALESLNVLRREPERLARVHRNAEQLRDGLRGLGFNLGLSRSPIIPVLLGGDKQAYEAARTLYDQGILATAIVSPAVKTGTARLRLCATAAMDQACVDSILTAFGVLRRKSQQHALDSI, encoded by the coding sequence ATGCGCCTGCTTTTGATCCGACCGCCAATACCTCGGCATACTATCGGCCTCAAACATCTTATGATCTGCGAGCCGCTTGAACTCGAGTACGTAGCCGCGGGCATCACGGATCATCACGTCCAGATCTTTGACATGATCTTGGAGCGCAACCTCTCTCGCCGCCTCCAGGAATTCAATCCGGACGTGGTCGGAACAAGTTGTTACATCAACGGCGTCAATGAGGTGAAGAAGATCTGTCATACCGTGAAGATGTGGAAACCGGAGTGCGCCACGATCGTTGGCGGTGTCCAGGCTTCTCTGGCACCCGAGGACTTCAACGACCTCGCCATCAATTGCATAGTCCTCGGCGACGGGACCTCGATTATGCCGGAAATCATGTCTGCGCTCGAAGCGGGCATTCCATTCGATGCAATCCCGGGAGTGGCGATCCCGCAGGCTGACCAGTCCCTCCGCCGGACTGCGCCCCGCGAGTATCTACCGGCGAATCCAAGCTGCCTGCCGTTTCCGCGCCGTGACCTGATCGGACACCTACAGCATCGCTACTACTATTTGTTCCACCAGCCGGTCGCGCTGGTGAAAACGACCTGGGGGTGTTGGTATCAGTGCAACTTCTGCGTCACCTGGCGAATCACCGGAGGTCGACCGTTTTCTCGTGACCCCGAGTCGATCGTCGATGAGATTGAGCGCATCCCCCAGAAAGAGATTTACATCGTTGATGATATCTTTCTTTTTGACCCGAGCCGACTGGCAGCCACCGGTGATCTTCTCCGACGTCGCGGAATCAGAAAGAATTTCCTCGTCTACGGACGCGCGGATTTCATTGTCGCCCACGAAGAGATCATCCGGCAATGGAGCGACCTGGGTTTGAAAGCCGTGATCGTCGGCCTCGAGGCGGCAACCGATCATGAGCTGAAGGAAATGAATAAACAGTCAACGACCGAGATGAATCGCCAAGCGGTTGAGATCCTGCGGCGTAATCACGTCGATATCTACGCTTCTTTCATCACGGGAAATGACTATCAGCCCAGCGATTGGGATCGTCTTAATCGCTTCATTCAAGCAAACGGTATTTATTATGTCAATATCTCACCGCAGACACCGATGCCGGGATCGCCGATCTGGCCGCGCTATGCGAAAAATCTCACCGTGCCGCGGTCGGCTCACGGGCTGTGGGACCTCACACATCCAGTTGTCCCTACCCGTGTTCCGTTGCGTGATTACTATCGCGCGATGATTCGCACTTACGCGAGGACCGTCTTGAATGTTCGACGCGCAGCTCGGCTGACGCTGCGGACACGTCCGCCCGTGTGGTCACGGAAATACCTGCGACTGTGGGTAGGCGCGGTTAAGATCTACCTGCAACTACGACGGGCACATCATCATCACGAGCTGGATGAAATCCAGAAAGCGCAGGTCTCCACGCCAGAGATGGGACATGCCCATGTCCTCCAACCTCAGAGTTCACCGCAAAATTGCCGCTTCGAAACACAAGACCCGCCAGACCCTTTCAAAGGATACTTTCACGCAGAACCCGGTCCGTCCGAGAGTGACTCGATCGTCGGCAATCTGCCTGCAGCTCAGACTTGGTTCAGAATCTTTCGCTGGGGCGTTCCGCGCGGGCTCTATACGTATCAACAGCCGATGGTCGGTAGATCCGGACCGCACGTCCGGATTGGAAAGCGGACACTGATCAACGCCTCGTCATACGACTACCTTGGCCTCATTGGTCACCCGGGGATCGAGCAAGCTGCGCAGGAAGCCATTCGTACCTACGGCACCGGAACCGGCGGTGTTCGTCTGCTAATCGGTACTTGTGAACTCCATCGGCAGCTTGAGGAGCAGTTGTCAAGCCTCAAGAAGACCGAAGAGAGCATTACGTACAGCTCGGGCTATGTTGCGAACCTGGCCGTCATATCTTCGATGCTCGGACCTGGCGATCTGGTCGTTGCCGACGAACGGATCCATCGCAGTGTTATCGATGCATGTCGGCTTGGTCACATTCCTATCCGCACCTTCGCTCACAATGATCCTTCGGCGCTCGATGAAATTCTATGTCGCCGCAAGAGTCGAAACGTCTTGGTTGTGATCGAAGGACTTTACTCCATGGACGGAGATTCCCCGCCCCTCGCCGATATTGTTGCCGTCAAGAATCGTCACGACGTGCGGCTGATGGTAGATGAAGCTCATTCCCTGGGTGTGCTCGGGCCGACCGGCAGGGGAATTGATGAAGAACTGGGAGTGCCGGCTTACGCGGTGGACATTTGGATGGGCTCTCTCAGCAAGGCGTTCCCCTCTAACGGCGGGTTTGTCGCGGGGGGGCGCGAATTGATCTATTTCCTCCAGCACGGTTCTGCCCCTTTCATGTTCTCCGCGGCCGTAACACCGGCCTCAGCCGCAGCGGCCCTCGAATCGCTCAACGTACTTCGCCGGGAGCCCGAACGCTTGGCCCGGGTGCATCGTAATGCAGAGCAGCTTCGCGATGGGCTGCGCGGGCTCGGGTTCAACCTTGGGCTGTCGCGATCGCCGATCATCCCCGTCCTGCTCGGTGGCGACAAACAGGCGTACGAAGCGGCACGAACTCTCTATGACCAGGGCATCCTCGCAACGGCAATCGTCAGTCCGGCGGTGAAGACCGGCACCGCGCGACTTCGCCTCTGTGCCACCGCGGCAATGGATCAAGCGTGCGTCGATTCGATTCTCACCGCCTTCGGCGTGCTGCGCCGCAAGAGTCAACAGCACGCGCTGGATTCAATCTGA
- a CDS encoding GNAT family N-acetyltransferase, with protein sequence MDSQNSIPTSASGEESRPRLQVHVHRSITEIAESLWDSVSAPYGLANTHRFLTALECSRVEMADYWYLLIHLEDELVGTAVIASFTVSLDLLNSGLHKVVLPVRRLRPGFLKVRILFSGTPISIGRHNICSKYQWLDEAIVEQVAQCMDEIAESERINILCAKEFPAQSLSRFEPFAKSGFFLAKSMPRVCMTITWPDFGTYLSSMRAGYRRQITASLRKAEWKQLRPEFENGSKANTAATLLHLEHPSRQVAPIFAALYAQTISRTETKLEILNEQFFSLLFEKCSVDLELLTLRRKDEIIGAALLTTHEQTLHFLLAGIDYSLRDRYDTYFNLLSGIVALAFSRNCGIVDLGQTSYHAKMRLGGELEEMFFFLKARGRIVHALLRASRRLLFPGVAVDPRHVFHDMASLPKVEGANH encoded by the coding sequence ATGGATTCGCAGAATTCTATTCCCACATCGGCGAGCGGCGAAGAATCACGACCCCGCTTGCAAGTCCACGTTCACCGCTCCATTACCGAGATCGCGGAATCGCTTTGGGATTCTGTCAGCGCACCATATGGCCTTGCCAATACCCACCGCTTCCTCACCGCCCTCGAATGCTCTCGTGTCGAGATGGCCGACTATTGGTATCTTCTCATCCACCTGGAGGACGAACTTGTGGGTACCGCGGTCATCGCAAGTTTCACGGTGTCCCTCGATCTGCTCAATTCTGGTCTGCACAAGGTTGTCCTCCCGGTGCGGCGGCTGCGGCCCGGGTTCTTGAAAGTACGAATCCTGTTCAGCGGTACACCTATCTCAATTGGAAGGCACAATATTTGTTCCAAGTATCAGTGGCTGGACGAAGCCATTGTCGAGCAGGTTGCACAGTGCATGGACGAAATTGCCGAGTCAGAGAGAATCAACATTTTGTGCGCCAAGGAGTTTCCGGCACAAAGCCTGAGTCGGTTCGAGCCGTTCGCGAAAAGTGGGTTCTTTCTGGCGAAGAGCATGCCGCGAGTGTGCATGACGATCACGTGGCCGGACTTCGGGACGTATCTTTCGAGTATGCGCGCCGGCTATCGGCGCCAGATAACTGCAAGCTTGCGTAAAGCCGAGTGGAAACAGCTCCGCCCGGAGTTTGAAAACGGGAGCAAGGCCAACACGGCTGCCACTCTTCTCCACCTGGAGCATCCGTCACGGCAAGTAGCACCGATATTCGCAGCTCTGTATGCCCAGACTATTTCGCGAACAGAAACGAAGCTGGAAATACTCAATGAGCAGTTCTTCTCGCTACTGTTTGAGAAGTGCTCCGTGGATCTGGAGTTGCTCACTCTGAGGCGCAAGGACGAGATAATTGGAGCAGCCCTGTTAACTACCCATGAACAAACATTGCACTTTCTTCTCGCCGGAATCGATTACTCTTTGCGCGACCGGTATGACACCTATTTCAACCTGCTCAGCGGCATTGTCGCACTAGCATTCAGCCGCAACTGTGGAATTGTCGATCTTGGACAGACCTCATATCACGCCAAAATGCGGCTGGGCGGGGAACTCGAGGAGATGTTCTTCTTCCTTAAGGCACGCGGTCGCATTGTCCACGCTTTGCTTCGTGCCTCGCGTCGACTCCTCTTTCCAGGCGTCGCGGTTGATCCCAGACATGTATTTCACGACATGGCATCTCTGCCGAAGGTTGAAGGCGCCAATCATTAG
- a CDS encoding acyltransferase family protein — translation MLMLLIVLHSAVAYMVTPLGDVWPFKDHSTHIAFDIVVVLIHTFRLPLLFAMTGFFGAKLYCERGAREFLRNRTQRIAIPLITFWVLLTPFILAPFALIQLEPGSRTPLGLISWLMSQNGLSNLQLFHLWFLFDLLLYYGAMLLMVQLPQPTLIPWVDSSWRRFDQLLQSSWGFLVLVAVTTLSLLPTKLGMLETPATFARPPSTLLADFVFFLFGWWLYHRRHYLWSFASGAWTRVVLGVTFLAIHLACVAWLIKGNSECHVLSAVFASLSTWFFVYGIMGLFVRYGNRPSRFWRYIADSSYWCYLVHLPSVVWLQILLVNWRVPAALKFATVLIATLSVCLLTYERFVRATPIGALINGRRRPR, via the coding sequence TTGCTGATGCTCCTGATTGTCTTGCACTCGGCGGTTGCGTACATGGTCACCCCTCTCGGTGATGTCTGGCCATTCAAGGACCACTCCACACACATCGCCTTCGATATTGTGGTAGTGTTGATCCACACGTTCCGCTTACCGTTGCTGTTCGCAATGACCGGCTTTTTCGGTGCGAAGCTTTACTGCGAGCGAGGCGCGCGCGAATTTCTTCGGAATCGGACGCAGAGGATCGCAATTCCCCTAATCACATTCTGGGTGCTGCTGACCCCGTTCATCCTTGCCCCGTTCGCTCTAATCCAACTTGAACCGGGCTCTCGCACGCCGCTCGGATTGATATCGTGGCTGATGAGCCAAAATGGCCTGTCGAATCTCCAGCTCTTCCACCTCTGGTTCCTGTTTGATCTGCTCTTGTACTATGGTGCCATGTTGCTCATGGTGCAACTGCCGCAGCCTACGCTCATCCCATGGGTAGACAGCAGCTGGCGGAGGTTTGATCAGCTGCTCCAAAGCTCGTGGGGCTTTCTAGTTCTCGTCGCTGTGACAACGTTATCGCTCCTGCCGACGAAGCTTGGTATGCTTGAGACTCCCGCAACGTTTGCTCGACCGCCGTCAACGCTGCTTGCTGATTTCGTCTTCTTTCTGTTTGGCTGGTGGCTCTACCATCGCAGGCATTACCTGTGGAGCTTCGCATCGGGGGCATGGACGCGAGTTGTGCTCGGAGTCACGTTCCTCGCAATTCATTTAGCGTGTGTGGCATGGTTAATCAAAGGAAACAGCGAGTGCCATGTGCTGTCGGCTGTCTTCGCCTCACTGTCGACCTGGTTCTTCGTGTATGGGATCATGGGGCTCTTCGTTCGGTACGGCAATAGGCCCAGCCGATTCTGGCGCTATATTGCTGATTCCTCTTATTGGTGCTATCTCGTTCATCTTCCCTCAGTTGTCTGGCTTCAGATCCTACTGGTCAATTGGCGAGTTCCCGCGGCACTGAAATTCGCGACGGTGCTCATAGCCACGTTGTCGGTTTGTCTACTAACGTATGAACGCTTCGTCCGCGCGACACCGATCGGTGCCTTGATCAATGGACGGCGACGCCCCCGTTAG
- a CDS encoding GH3 auxin-responsive promoter family protein translates to MLPGLCYISSKCGGWTILKGRILSLPGGIEAGSVQGTVAGEVSGLLAYYAPRLLSYRLQALPRHLMLMEDWESKLRESVRIAVRKDVRAFAMVPSWAPLFLERVRQVVGTATVLEAVTRIWPNFKVFFSGGVALSSFRSVLQSYLGASVDFIESYSASEGLFAFQDRCDDDSLLVNLIGGVFFEFVRLGDEHSSRPARHTIETLEPGVDYIIYVTNLSGLWSLCVGDIVRFVSIDPPRLRVIGRVGEMLDRYGDATSADHARRVIAAADKTCRAKCLGFHLTYADPVELKIPRHHWVLEFDTIPDNIIAYARSLDEFMQQLNGRYRTRREPGAMAAPIITTVPLGTCAAYLRGARKRLSGQSKLVNVSEDRSIADSLLRQAREIDPTRVRTVCLE, encoded by the coding sequence TTGCTCCCCGGCCTCTGCTACATCTCCAGCAAGTGTGGCGGGTGGACGATCTTGAAAGGTAGGATCCTGAGCCTGCCCGGCGGCATTGAGGCTGGGTCCGTGCAGGGTACAGTTGCTGGTGAAGTCAGCGGGCTGCTGGCGTACTACGCTCCGCGCCTGCTGTCGTACCGGCTTCAAGCGTTGCCGCGGCACCTCATGCTGATGGAGGACTGGGAATCGAAGCTGCGTGAATCAGTGCGAATCGCTGTGCGCAAGGATGTGCGCGCTTTCGCCATGGTCCCGAGCTGGGCACCGCTTTTTCTTGAGCGCGTGCGCCAAGTTGTAGGCACGGCAACGGTATTGGAAGCCGTGACCAGGATCTGGCCCAACTTCAAAGTGTTCTTCTCGGGCGGTGTTGCTCTCAGCTCCTTTCGTTCGGTTCTCCAGTCCTACCTTGGAGCATCCGTTGATTTCATCGAGTCCTACTCTGCGTCGGAAGGTCTGTTTGCCTTTCAGGATCGTTGTGACGATGACAGTCTGCTCGTGAACTTGATCGGCGGCGTGTTCTTCGAGTTTGTTCGCCTTGGCGACGAACACTCATCGCGCCCGGCGCGACACACGATTGAAACCCTTGAACCGGGAGTCGATTACATCATCTACGTCACCAATTTGAGCGGGCTTTGGAGTCTCTGCGTTGGGGATATTGTGCGGTTCGTTTCAATCGACCCCCCTCGCCTGCGCGTGATCGGGCGAGTGGGGGAGATGCTGGACCGCTATGGCGACGCAACCAGCGCGGATCACGCCCGCCGAGTGATCGCTGCCGCCGACAAAACGTGCCGCGCAAAATGCCTGGGCTTCCATCTGACCTACGCTGATCCGGTCGAATTGAAGATTCCGCGTCACCATTGGGTGCTCGAATTCGATACGATACCCGACAACATTATAGCCTACGCGCGGTCGCTCGACGAATTTATGCAGCAGCTGAATGGGCGCTACCGTACTCGACGCGAGCCGGGAGCAATGGCCGCTCCAATTATCACGACCGTCCCGCTCGGGACCTGTGCCGCGTATCTCCGAGGTGCGCGAAAACGACTCAGCGGTCAGAGCAAGCTCGTCAACGTCTCTGAAGATCGCAGCATCGCCGACAGCCTCTTACGTCAAGCTCGCGAAATCGACCCGACGCGTGTTCGGACTGTCTGCCTTGAATGA